Part of the Kitasatospora sp. NBC_01266 genome, ACCCTCGCCTTCCACCGCGCCGACCTGCCCGAACCGCCGCCCGGCAGCGGGTTCCTGGTGCCTGCGGTGGACGGGCGCTCGATCAAGGCCGCCACCTTCTCCAGTCAGAAGTGGGGCTGGCTGGCCAAGGCCGCCCCCGACACCTTCGTACTGCGCACCTCGCTGGGCCGCTACCGCGAGGAGGCGGCCCTCGACCTGGACGACGCCGAGCTGATCGACCGCTCGCTGGCCGACCTGCGCGCGGCGGTGGGCCTGAGTGCCCGCCCGTACGCCGGCGCGGTCAACCGCTGGCGGGCCGGACTGCCGCAGTACCCGGTGGGCCACCTGGAGCGGGTCGCCCGGATCCGGGCCGCCGTGCGGGGGGTGGGCGGGCTCGCGCTGGCGGGCGCGGCCTACGACGGGGTGGGCATCCCGGCCTGCGTGGCGAGCGCCCGGCGGGCCGTCGACGAGGTGCTGACCCCGCCGCCGGGGCAGCGTGCGTGAAAGGGAGAATGAGGGCATGACCGATACCGCTGAGCAGACGCCGCAGAAGAAGAAGGCCCGGGACCTGAACCAGGTCATCCGCTACACCATGTGGTCGGTGTTCCAGCTGAAGGACGCGCTCCCCGAGGACCGCGCCGCGCTGGCCGCCGAGGTCGACGAGCTGTTCGAGCAGCTCGCCGCCAAGGACGTGACGGTGCGCGGCAGTTACGACGTCTCGGGCCTGCGTGCCGACGCCGATCTGATGATCTGGTGGCACGCCGCCGACTCCGACGACCTGCAGGAGGCGTACAACCGCTTCCGCCGCACCGCGCTCGGCCGCCTGCTGAAGCCGGTCTGGTCGAACATGGCGCTGCACCGCCCCGCCGAGTTCAACAAGTCGCACATCCCGGCCTTCCTCGCCGACGAGCACGCTCGCGAGTACGTCTGCGTCTACCCGTTCGTCCGCTCCTACGAGTGGTACCTGCTGCCGGACGAGGAGCGTCGGGCGATGCTCGCCGAGCACGGCCAGATGGCCCGTGGCTACCCGGACGTGCGGGCCAACACGGTGGCCTCGTTCGCGCTCGGCGACTACGAGTGGCTGCTCGCCTTCGAGGCGGACGAGCTGCACCGGATCGTGGACCTGATGCGCGACCTGCGCCCGTCCCGCGCGCGGCTGCACGTGCGCGAGGAGGTCCCGTTCTTCACCGGTCGCCGCAAGCCGATCGCCGAGCTGCTGAACGGCCTGGTCTGACCGTTCTCGAGGCAGCGGCTAGCCCCGCAGTGCCATCCGCAGCCGGGCGTCCGGGTGGGCGTCGGCGCCGTCGATCGCCACCGCGGTGAGCAGTCGGCGCTCGGCGTCGCTCGCGCCCGCGCCGCTCGACCGGCGCGGGCGGCGGCGCAGCTCGCGCAGCACCTCGTCACCGGCCGGGGCGGCCCAGCGGGTGTAGGGGTGCACGTCCACCCGGGCCATCAGCAGGGTGCCGGTGGTGAGGATCAGCGGCAGCGAGAACCAGGCCAGGGTGGCGGCGCCCTGCTGGTGCCCCGGCTCGGTCAGCGTCATGGCCGCGACCAGCAGCACCGCCGAGAGCAGCAGCGCCTGGCGGACCTGACGCACCGCCAGCAGCGTGCTCTCCCGGATCGCCGCCGGGGTGGCCAGCCCGGCCAGCGAGAGCCGGGCGCCGATCTCGGCCACCGTCGGGTGCTCGCTCAGGGCCTCGCGCAGTTCGGTGGTCCGGCACTGCCCTTCGGGCCCGATCTCGCTGATCAGCGCCCGCTCCAGGCGGCTGCGGCCGTGCGGGTCGACCACCGTGGTCCAGCCGGTGTGCGCCAGGTGCAGTCGGCCGCGGCTGTTCATCAGCACCAGCGCCAGGTCCACCACCCGCTCCGGGCCACCGGCCAGATAGGCCGTCTCGTAGAGCCCGATCGCCACCTGCTCCGCCTCCTCCTCCACCAGCCCCGCCAGCGCGTCCGCCGAGGCGGCGGCCCGGACCAGGCGCAGACAGGCGAGCACCGCGACGACACAGGCCGGGACCAGGAAGAGCAACCACATGAGCCCTGTTCTAGACCTCCTGGGCACGAGCTGGGAACAAACCTGGGGCACGATATCGAATCGTGATCGGCCCGGCCGGTGGGTGGGGCTCCGGGGCGGGTCGTGGGTGGGCGTTCAACCGGCTTGGGCGGCCTGCGGGTTGAGGCCGTCGATCAACGGGCTGGGCCGGCGCGGACCGGGGTGCGGCCGGGGAAGCGACCCCGGTCAGCCGAACAGCACCGCCCGCTCCGCGCCGAGGTGTCCGCGCAGCACGGTGAGCGCGCGCATGCTCTGCGACTTCACCACCGAGGTGCTCAACCCGAGGATCTCGGCGGTCTGCTCCACGCTCTGGTCCTCCCAGTAGCGCAGCAGCACGATCGCCCGCTCCCGCTTGGGCAGCAGCGCCAGCGCGTTCAGCAGGGTGAGCCGGTCGGCCGTCGGGTCGCCCTGGTGCGGCCGGTCCGGCAGCTGATCCACCGCCAACTCGCTGCTGCTGCGCAGCCGCTTGTGGTCGAGCAGCGTGTTGAGCAGCACCTTGCGGGCGTAGCCGAACGGGTCGCTGCCGTGCCGGGCCAGCCGGTTCCAGGCCACGTACATCTTGGTCAGCGTGCTCTGGGTCAGGTCCTGGGCCAGGTGCCAGTCCCGGCACATCAGATAGGCGATCTGCCGCAGGCGGGTGACGTTCGCCTCGGCGAATGCGGTGAAGTCGGCTTCGTTGCGCACCATCGGTCTCCCGGTCTCGGTGGGGTGGAAATGGGGGGAGCCGCGGCCCCACCAGGGGGCCGCGGCGGTGATGGTGCCGCTACTTGGTGATCGGCAGGTTGGGGTACTTGGCGTTGGCGGCCTGGACGAACGAGGCCGGCATCTGGTAGCTGATCGCCGGATTGTCGGCCAGGGCGACGGCCTGCTCCTGGGTCAGCGGCGGGTTGTTCGGGCTGGTGACGCCCGCCGTGTCGCAGTTGGGCTGCCAGACCGCGACGTCGACGCCGTCGTGGCGCCGTACCACGATGATGGAGTGCTGCCAGCAGGCGGCCGGGTTGGAGACCACCTCGAACTGCTCGCCGCTGGGCGTGGTCGAGCAGTGGTAGCTGTAGCTCGCCGGCCAGTCGCCCGGCTGGCAGAACGAGTACTGCGACTTGTACGCCGCGACGCTCAGCGCGGAGGTGCCCTGCGCCGTCTTCACGTTGAGGGAGACGGAGGGGTTGGGGGTCGCCGGGTCGCCCTGCTTGGCCGAGTAGTGGTCCGTGCTCAGGCCGGCCGGCAGGGCGTGCAGCACTGCGTCCAGCAGGGCGGCCGGGCTGTCCGCGACCAGTGAGCCGGTGGGCGCCGACGAAGCGTCCCCCGACGCGGCCGGGGCCGCCGCGGGGGAGTCGGACGGTGAGGCGGTGACCGCCGCGGCGGCGCCCAGCTGGGTCGGCTGCGCCGAGCCGTTGCCCAGCACCCCGACCAGCAGGCTGGCCGCGACCGCAACGGCGGTCACCGAACCGGTGACCGCGCCCACGGCACGCCACCGCCGCTGCCGGCGACCACGCTGGGCGGCGACGCCCACGACGTCGCCCAGCGCGGGCGCGCCGAGTGCGGCCAGCTCGGTGTCCAGCGAGTGGTGGAACTCCTCGGGTCGGAACCCGCTGTCTTCGTTCTCGAACATCTCGGTTGCTTCCCTCTTGGTGTCAACCGCACGCCGGCCATGCGGACCCGCTCCTGCGCGGGGCTCTGCTCACCAGGACGGGTCGGCGCGGTGGTTCGGTCGCACCTGAGGGAGAAGCAATCGAATCGATGTTCCTGCCGGGGCTCGGGCAGGCCCTACTCGGCCGGCCGCAGGGTCAGCGAGATGCTGTTGATGCAGTACCGCTGGTCGGTCGGCGTCGGGTAGCCCTCGCCTTCGAAGACGTGGCCCAGGTGGCCGCCGCAGCGCGCGCAGCGGACCTCGACCCGGCGCATGCCCATCGCGGTGTCCTCGATGTACTGGACCCGGTCCTCGGCCAGCGGCGCGTAGTAGGAGGGCCAGCCGCAGTGGCTGTCGAACTTCGTCTCCGAGCTGAACAGTTCACTGCCACAGGCCCGGCAGCTGTACACGCCCACCGTCTTGGTGTCGGTGTACTCACCCACGAAGGGGCGCTCGGTGCCGGCCTCGCGCAGCACCTGGTACTCCTGCGGGCTGAGCTGGGCGCGCCACTCGGCCTCGGTCTTCTCGATCTCGTAGCTCATCTCCGACCTCCTCAGACCGCATCAGCAGTGAGACGCTCCAGGCCATTCCCGATCTCGTCCAGGATGGCCGGACCGAGGTTGGTGACGTCACCGGCACCCATGGTCAGCACCAGGTCGCCGGGCGCGGCCAGCTTCGCCAGCACCGCGGCGGCGGCCGTGAACTCGTGCTCGGCCGCCACCTCGGCGCCCGCGCGGCGGGCCGCGTCGATGATCAGCTCGCTGGTCACGCCCGGGATCGGGTCCTCGCGCGCCGGGTAGATGTCGAGCACCACCGAGGCGTCGGCCAGCGCGAGGGCCTGGCCCATCTCCTCGGCCAGCTGCTGGGTGCGGCTGAACAGGTGCGGCTGGAAGACCACCAGCACCCGGCCCGTGGTGGCCTCCCGGATCGCCTCCAGGTCGGCGGTCATCTCGGTGGGGTGGTGCGCGTAGGAGTCGATCACCTGCACGCCGCGCGCCTCGCCCTTGAGCTGCAGGCGCCGACGCACGCCGGTGTACGAGCCGAGTGCCTTGGCCAGCTCCTCGGCCGGCACGCCCAGCGCGACGCCGGCGGCCAGCGCCGCGACCGCGTTGTGCGCGTAGTGGCGCCCGGGCACCGAGACGGTGAAGGTCAGCTCGCTGCCGTCGAGCACCACGGTGACCTCGCTGGTCATGCCGCGCGCGGTCACCGAGACCACCCGTACGGTGGCGTCCTCGGCCGCCCCGACGGTGACCACCCGCAGGCCCTCGCGGCCGGCCACCCGGGCGGTCAGCTCGCGGGCGCCCGCGTGGTCGGCGGAGACCACCAGCGTGCCGCCGGGCTGGATCCGCCCGACGAAGGTCTCGAAGGAGTCGTAGATCTCCTCCATCGAGGCGTAGTTGGCGTGGTGGTCGAGCTCCACGTTGAGGATGATCGCCACCTCGGGCGCGTACTTGTGGAAGCTGCGGTCGCTCTCGTCCGCCTCGGCCACGAAGATCTCGCCGGTGCCGTGGTGCGCGTTGCTGCCGGGGGCGTCCAGGTCGCCGCCGATCGCGTAGGACGGGTCGACGCCCAGGGCGCCGAGCGCCACGGCCAGCATGCTGGTGGTGGTCGTCTTGCCGTGCGTGCCGGCCACCGCCAGCGCGCGCCGCCCGCCCATCAGCGCGGCCAGCGCGTCCGAGCGGTGCACCACCGGGATGCCGCGCTCGCGGGCGGCCACCAGCTCGGGGTTGTCGGTCCGGATCGCGCTGGAGACCACGATGCTGCTGGCGCCGTCCGGCACGTGCTCGGCGGCGTGGCCGACCCGCACGGCGGCGCCCAGCTCGCGCAGCGCGAGCACGGTCTCGGACTCCTTCGCGTCACTGCCGGAGACCTTGGCGCCGCGCACCGCGAGGATCTTCGCAAGACCCGACATGCCGGCCCCGCCGATTCCGATGAAGTGCGGGGCGTGCAGGTCGTGGGCGGCGTCGTTCAAGGCAGTCTCCAGAGCTGAAGAGGCGAGCTGAAAAGGCGAATCGTCCTCGCGGGTCATCCCGCAAGGACGATTCTGCACCACCGGGTCACCAAGCCCCGTGTTCGGCCGACCGGCCCGCGACGCAGCGGAGGGTGGGGGCCGCCGACCCGGGGGCCGGTCAGGCCTCGCTGGCGAAGAGCTTGAGCACCGGGACGCCGACCTTGTGCCGGGCCTTGGAGGCCCAGTCGCGATGGAAGAACTCCTCCACGAAGTGCGGTGCGGTCAGCACCAGGACCTCGTCCGCCGAGGTCTCCTCGACCACCTTGCGCAGGTTGTCCAGCGGGTCGGCCTCGACCACCTGGCCGACCGCCTCGGCGCCGGCCTGGCGCAGGTGGCGCAGGCTGTGCTCCAGTGACTCGGCGGCCACGGCCGGTCCGTTGGCCGTCTCGTGCTCGTGCACCGCCTTGTCGAGATGTCCGAGCGCCACGTCGTCGAGGGAGCGCAGCAGCTCGTCCTGCTTGCCGCGGGGTTGCATCAGGACGACGAACGAGACCTTCTCCTCGCCGTGCAGTGTGGTGACCAGCTCCACATCGGCGTCGGAGAGTGCCTTTTCGATCATCAGTACGGTCTTGAACACTAGAGTCCCTTCCGTGTTGCAGGCCCCCGGGGTCCGGTGTCCCCTCCCATAGTGCCCGGAGGAAGCTTTCCTCACGCGGCACATGTGGCACACAGGCCACCTGGAAAGTGGGCGGCTACTCAGGGGTACGGCAGTAGCGGGTGAAGAGGAAACCTTTCTGCTCGATCAATGAGACCAGCCGCATCCGCTGTGCGTCAGCCATTTCGGCACCGTGCATGATCCGTGGCGCGTCGCCGGCGGTGACCAGCGGGGCGAGCGAGAGGCACAGCTCGTCCAGCAGGCCCTCGGCGGCCAGCTGGGCCAGCAGACGGGGGCCGCCCTCGGTGAGCTGGCGGGTCCAGCCGCGCGCGGTCAGCTCGGCCAGGGCGGCGGTCAGGTCGACCCCGCCGTCGCCGACCGTGATCAGGTCGGCCACCTCGGCCACCGCGGCGCGGGCGGCGGCCGGCGCGTCCGCCGGCGCGATCACCACGGTGCGCACCAGCGGCTCGGTGAACAGCGGGGCGGTCAGGTCCAGCCGCAGACTGCGGCTGACGACCGCGATGACGGGTGCCGGCGCCTGCCCGGCCGCCGCCCGCGCCGCCGCGAAGTCGGCTCGCGCCCGGGCCGGGCGGTAGCCCTCGGCCCGCACCGTCTCGGCGCCCACCAGCACCACGTCGGCCAGCGCCCGCAGCACGCCGAAGATCCGCTTGTCGGCATCGCCGGAGAGCCCCTCGGAGAGGCCGGACAGCTTCGCGGCCCCGTCCAGCGAGCCGACCATGTTGGCCCGCAGCCAGGGCTGTCCCGCGGCCACCCGCTCCGGATAGGCGTAGGTCTCGGCCAGCGCCTCCAGCGAGTTCGGGTCGGCGTGGGCGGGGGAGTGTG contains:
- the hemQ gene encoding hydrogen peroxide-dependent heme synthase, encoding MTDTAEQTPQKKKARDLNQVIRYTMWSVFQLKDALPEDRAALAAEVDELFEQLAAKDVTVRGSYDVSGLRADADLMIWWHAADSDDLQEAYNRFRRTALGRLLKPVWSNMALHRPAEFNKSHIPAFLADEHAREYVCVYPFVRSYEWYLLPDEERRAMLAEHGQMARGYPDVRANTVASFALGDYEWLLAFEADELHRIVDLMRDLRPSRARLHVREEVPFFTGRRKPIAELLNGLV
- a CDS encoding TIGR04222 domain-containing membrane protein, producing MWLLFLVPACVVAVLACLRLVRAAASADALAGLVEEEAEQVAIGLYETAYLAGGPERVVDLALVLMNSRGRLHLAHTGWTTVVDPHGRSRLERALISEIGPEGQCRTTELREALSEHPTVAEIGARLSLAGLATPAAIRESTLLAVRQVRQALLLSAVLLVAAMTLTEPGHQQGAATLAWFSLPLILTTGTLLMARVDVHPYTRWAAPAGDEVLRELRRRPRRSSGAGASDAERRLLTAVAIDGADAHPDARLRMALRG
- a CDS encoding SigE family RNA polymerase sigma factor, whose translation is MVRNEADFTAFAEANVTRLRQIAYLMCRDWHLAQDLTQSTLTKMYVAWNRLARHGSDPFGYARKVLLNTLLDHKRLRSSSELAVDQLPDRPHQGDPTADRLTLLNALALLPKRERAIVLLRYWEDQSVEQTAEILGLSTSVVKSQSMRALTVLRGHLGAERAVLFG
- the msrB gene encoding peptide-methionine (R)-S-oxide reductase MsrB, whose product is MSYEIEKTEAEWRAQLSPQEYQVLREAGTERPFVGEYTDTKTVGVYSCRACGSELFSSETKFDSHCGWPSYYAPLAEDRVQYIEDTAMGMRRVEVRCARCGGHLGHVFEGEGYPTPTDQRYCINSISLTLRPAE
- the murC gene encoding UDP-N-acetylmuramate--L-alanine ligase, with the translated sequence MNDAAHDLHAPHFIGIGGAGMSGLAKILAVRGAKVSGSDAKESETVLALRELGAAVRVGHAAEHVPDGASSIVVSSAIRTDNPELVAARERGIPVVHRSDALAALMGGRRALAVAGTHGKTTTTSMLAVALGALGVDPSYAIGGDLDAPGSNAHHGTGEIFVAEADESDRSFHKYAPEVAIILNVELDHHANYASMEEIYDSFETFVGRIQPGGTLVVSADHAGARELTARVAGREGLRVVTVGAAEDATVRVVSVTARGMTSEVTVVLDGSELTFTVSVPGRHYAHNAVAALAAGVALGVPAEELAKALGSYTGVRRRLQLKGEARGVQVIDSYAHHPTEMTADLEAIREATTGRVLVVFQPHLFSRTQQLAEEMGQALALADASVVLDIYPAREDPIPGVTSELIIDAARRAGAEVAAEHEFTAAAAVLAKLAAPGDLVLTMGAGDVTNLGPAILDEIGNGLERLTADAV
- a CDS encoding indole-3-glycerol phosphate synthase, which codes for MFKTVLMIEKALSDADVELVTTLHGEEKVSFVVLMQPRGKQDELLRSLDDVALGHLDKAVHEHETANGPAVAAESLEHSLRHLRQAGAEAVGQVVEADPLDNLRKVVEETSADEVLVLTAPHFVEEFFHRDWASKARHKVGVPVLKLFASEA
- a CDS encoding dihydrofolate reductase family protein, whose amino-acid sequence is MRQLIRTSHSPAHADPNSLEALAETYAYPERVAAGQPWLRANMVGSLDGAAKLSGLSEGLSGDADKRIFGVLRALADVVLVGAETVRAEGYRPARARADFAAARAAAGQAPAPVIAVVSRSLRLDLTAPLFTEPLVRTVVIAPADAPAAARAAVAEVADLITVGDGGVDLTAALAELTARGWTRQLTEGGPRLLAQLAAEGLLDELCLSLAPLVTAGDAPRIMHGAEMADAQRMRLVSLIEQKGFLFTRYCRTPE